One part of the Saprospiraceae bacterium genome encodes these proteins:
- the lpxB gene encoding lipid-A-disaccharide synthase, with protein sequence MIQAKKIYIIAGEASGDLHGGQLIKEIKKSNPSIDVRGWGGNNMESAGVQLDIRYEKTNFMGFTEVLKNLFTILDLFKITKKSILEFKPDAIILIDYPGFNLRIAKWAHQNLIPVYYYIAPQAWAWKEKRVLILKKYVKKLFVILPFEKLFFSKHGIDTYYFGHPLLETIKQFKFNPEFRKVHKLTNKSIIALLPGSRKQEISKLLPIYLDGIKNECKYQIVIAGLIHHQELYEYHIQKSGIKAQIVYDDTYNLLYQAHLALVTSGTATLETALFGVPELVCYKGSQISYWIAKRLIKVKYISLVNLIADKKIVQELIQDDCTPVAIQSEFRKFQDPQIRKRIKYNLESIQKMLDGHNCYEKVAAEILKDLNQPELNNY encoded by the coding sequence ATGATCCAGGCAAAAAAAATTTATATCATCGCTGGGGAAGCTTCTGGAGATTTGCATGGAGGACAGTTGATAAAAGAAATAAAAAAAAGCAATCCATCTATTGATGTTCGAGGTTGGGGAGGAAATAATATGGAATCTGCCGGGGTTCAACTTGATATCCGATATGAGAAAACAAACTTCATGGGTTTTACTGAAGTGCTTAAAAATCTCTTTACGATATTAGATTTATTTAAAATTACAAAAAAATCAATATTAGAATTCAAACCAGATGCCATTATCCTTATAGATTATCCTGGATTTAATCTTCGAATTGCAAAATGGGCGCACCAAAATTTAATTCCTGTTTATTATTATATTGCGCCACAAGCCTGGGCATGGAAAGAAAAAAGGGTTCTGATTTTAAAAAAGTATGTTAAAAAACTTTTTGTAATCCTTCCATTTGAAAAATTATTTTTTTCAAAACATGGAATAGATACCTATTATTTTGGACATCCTTTGCTAGAAACCATCAAACAATTTAAGTTTAATCCTGAATTCAGGAAAGTACATAAACTAACAAACAAATCCATTATAGCATTATTGCCTGGAAGTAGAAAGCAAGAAATAAGTAAACTATTGCCAATATATCTTGATGGGATAAAAAACGAATGCAAATATCAAATTGTGATCGCTGGCTTAATTCACCATCAAGAGCTTTATGAGTACCATATCCAAAAATCAGGTATAAAGGCTCAAATAGTTTATGATGACACTTATAATTTATTATATCAAGCACACCTGGCGTTGGTAACATCTGGAACTGCAACCCTAGAAACTGCATTATTTGGAGTTCCTGAGCTTGTATGTTATAAAGGAAGTCAAATTTCGTATTGGATTGCCAAACGTTTGATTAAAGTAAAATATATTAGTTTAGTTAATTTAATAGCAGATAAAAAAATTGTTCAAGAACTTATTCAGGATGATTGTACGCCAGTGGCGATACAATCCGAATTCAGAAAATTTCAAGATCCACAAATCAGAAAACGAATAAAATATAATCTTGAATCCATACAAAAAATGCTCGATGGACACAATTGCTACGAAAAAGTTGCAGCTGAAATCCTAAAAGACTTAAATCAACCAGAATTAAATAATTATTAA
- the surE gene encoding 5'/3'-nucleotidase SurE, with protein MRKKLILVTNDDGIFAPGLIALVNIAKQFGEVIVVAPNSPQSGMGHAITINQPIRLHKIHTLEGIEAYECSGTPVDCVKLAKNVILKNRTIDICLSGINHGSNASINIIYSGTMSAAMEASLENIPSIGFSLLDYSFEADFTAAEGFIQEIIEKALVNGINNCNLLSVNIPKLKKEELKGIKVCKQAEGRWDEEFMEAKDPRNEPYYWLTGKFVSTDPSEETDIWALENGYISVVPSGHDLTVYKAIESNKFYEK; from the coding sequence ATGCGAAAAAAATTAATATTAGTAACCAATGATGATGGCATTTTTGCACCAGGTCTTATTGCCTTGGTAAATATTGCCAAACAATTTGGAGAAGTCATTGTCGTTGCTCCGAATAGTCCACAATCTGGAATGGGTCATGCAATAACAATTAATCAGCCTATCCGTTTGCATAAAATTCATACTTTAGAAGGTATTGAGGCTTATGAATGTTCCGGAACACCAGTAGATTGTGTAAAACTTGCAAAAAATGTAATTTTAAAAAACCGAACTATTGATATTTGTTTATCTGGTATAAATCATGGCTCCAATGCTTCTATAAATATCATTTATTCAGGCACTATGTCTGCTGCGATGGAAGCTTCTTTAGAAAATATTCCTTCCATTGGGTTTTCATTACTAGACTATTCATTCGAAGCAGATTTTACAGCTGCAGAAGGATTTATCCAGGAGATCATTGAAAAAGCACTCGTAAATGGAATAAATAATTGTAATTTACTGAGCGTCAATATTCCGAAACTTAAAAAAGAAGAACTCAAAGGAATTAAAGTTTGTAAACAAGCTGAAGGGCGATGGGACGAAGAATTTATGGAAGCCAAAGATCCTCGAAATGAACCTTATTACTGGCTGACCGGTAAATTTGTATCTACAGATCCTTCTGAAGAAACTGATATTTGGGCATTAGAAAATGGCTATATTAGTGTTGTCCCTTCTGGACATGATTTAACTGTATATAAAGCAATTGAATCAAATAAATTTTATGAAAAATAA
- the holA gene encoding DNA polymerase III subunit delta, with the protein MEFKELIKEISSAHCKPIYVVSSEELFFVDKLIQFIGTQILSKEQQEFNQSTLYGKETSVNAIIDLAREYPFMGEKRVILVKEAQEIKNWEALIQYAKHPLNSTLLVVCFSKKPDGRSSWVKQLKESGYYHEWKGLSDFQIPAFIKESAKEMELVLEEEAQQLLLEYIGNDLANIINELEKLKLIRSQNKKITKEDIVKYIGISKEYNVFELQKAISTKDHRKIYWISNNMAQHHKSNPLIATIGALFNHFHRIWICKIYQKMNDDDLNKILKLAFKNFIKEYRDAATLYSLANIESAFQLLSDYDLKIKGLYNRSATEKDLYLELALKICQL; encoded by the coding sequence ATGGAATTTAAAGAACTTATTAAGGAAATTTCCAGTGCGCATTGCAAACCCATTTACGTAGTCAGTTCTGAAGAATTATTTTTTGTAGATAAGTTAATTCAGTTCATTGGTACTCAAATTTTAAGTAAGGAGCAACAAGAATTCAATCAAAGTACATTATACGGTAAGGAAACGAGTGTCAATGCCATTATCGACCTAGCTCGGGAGTATCCATTTATGGGAGAAAAACGAGTGATTTTGGTTAAGGAAGCACAAGAAATTAAAAATTGGGAAGCACTCATTCAATATGCTAAACATCCTTTGAATAGTACACTCTTAGTGGTGTGTTTTTCAAAGAAGCCAGATGGGCGATCTTCTTGGGTTAAACAATTGAAGGAAAGTGGGTATTATCACGAATGGAAAGGATTGTCCGATTTTCAAATTCCAGCGTTTATTAAAGAATCTGCAAAAGAAATGGAACTGGTATTAGAGGAAGAAGCTCAACAGTTGCTGTTAGAATATATTGGGAATGATTTAGCGAATATCATAAATGAATTGGAAAAATTGAAATTAATTCGCTCTCAGAATAAAAAAATAACGAAAGAGGATATTGTTAAATATATAGGAATAAGTAAAGAGTATAATGTATTTGAGCTCCAAAAAGCAATTAGTACAAAAGATCATCGCAAAATTTATTGGATTAGTAATAATATGGCACAACATCATAAATCGAATCCACTGATTGCAACAATAGGGGCACTATTTAATCATTTTCATAGAATTTGGATATGTAAAATTTATCAGAAAATGAATGATGATGACTTAAATAAAATTCTTAAATTAGCTTTTAAGAATTTCATTAAAGAATATCGTGATGCAGCTACTTTATATTCACTTGCAAATATAGAATCTGCATTTCAATTACTATCAGATTATGACCTGAAGATTAAGGGGCTTTATAACCGGAGCGCTACTGAAAAGGATCTTTATCTTGAATTAGCTTTAAAAATTTGTCAATTATAA